The following coding sequences lie in one Zingiber officinale cultivar Zhangliang chromosome 2B, Zo_v1.1, whole genome shotgun sequence genomic window:
- the LOC122045213 gene encoding mitochondrial outer membrane protein porin 6-like, translating to MAVGPAPFSEIGKRAKDLLTKDYNFDHKFVFSSSNDSGLGLTATGIKVNEQFLGDISTQYRSGKTLVDVKVDTNSNISTTISVDELLAGAKTKLSFKLPDQKSGKLDVQYFHRLVAFNSSIGLTPTPLLEFAAAIGSRELSVGAEIGFDSASASLTKYNAGIGFNKHDFSAALVLTDKGETLKASYIHVLNPVNGVAVAAEMVRKFNTYENSFAIGSSHNLDPLTTIKTCFNNSGKSAVLCQHQWRPKSFITVSAEFDPKAASAPSRFGLALALKP from the exons ATGGCAGTTGGTCCAGCACCGTTCTCTGAGATCGGGAAGAGAGCAAAAG ATCTTTTGACCAAGGATTACAACTTTGATCATAAATTTGTTTTTTCCTCATCAAATGATTCTGGTCTG GGCCTTACAGCTACTGGCATTAAAGTGAATGAACAATTTCTTGGTGATATAAGTACTCAGTACAGAAGTGGTAAAACGCTTGTTGATGTCAAAGTTGATACAAATTCCAAT ATCTCAACAACAATTTCTGTAGATGAATTGTTAGCTGGTGCCAAGACTAAGTTAAGCTTCAAGCTACCTGATCAGAAGTCTGGCAAG CTGGATGTCCAGTACTTTCATCGCCTAGTTGCTTTTAATTCTAGCATTGGCTTGACACCAACCCCATTGCTGGAGTTTGCTGCAGCAATTGGCAGCAGGGAACTTAGTGTTGGAGCTGAGATTGGGTTTGATAGTGCATCTGCCTCTTTAACCAAATACAATGCCGGGATAGGCTTTAACAAGCATGATTTTTCTGCTGCTCTTGTATT AACTGACAAGGGAGAGACCCTGAAAGCCTCCTATATTCATGTGCTCAATCCAGTCAATGGTGTTGCAGTGGCTGCTGAAATGGTTCGTAAGTTCAACACATATGAGAACAGCTTTGCCATCGGAAGCTCGCACAATCTCGATCCATTGACTACGATAAAGACTTGCTTTAACAACAGCGGAAAATCTGCAGTGCTGTGTCAGCACCAGTGGAGGCCAAAATCTTTCATAACAGTTTCCGCTGAGTTTGATCCAAAGGCGGCAAGTGCACCTTCCAGGTTTGGTCTGGCTCTAGCCCTCAAGCCTTGA